The genomic region GCGGCCATTCGCGCGCCAGCGCGGCCAGCGTGGCCGGCAGGTCGGTGCCTTCGGCCAGGGCGATGCGGTAGCCACCCTCCTGCGCGCTGATGCCGGTGACGCCGGGCAAGGCGCGCACGCTGGCCGGCACCTCCGCCGCGGGCCGCAGCGGCTCCAGCTGGATCGCGTTGCGCTGATGCCCGGCGCGGATCCCGGCCAGGGTATCGTCCAGCACCTTGCGGCCCTGATGGATCATGACGATGTGGTCGCACATGGTCTCGGCCTGCGGCATGACGTGGGTCGAGAACAGCACGGTGCAGCCGCGCGCGTGCTCGGCTTCGATCAGGCTCTTCAGCAGCCGCATGTTCACCGGGTCAAGCCCGCTGAAGGGCTCGTCGAGGATCAGCAGCTCGGGTTCGTGGATCGTCGCGGCGATGAACTGCACCTTCTGCTGCATGCCTTTCGACAGCTCCTCGCAGCGCTTCCTGGCGACCTCGGGCAGGCCCACACGCTCCAGCCACTGCTGGGCGCGGCGCTTGGCCTCGGCGCGCGACAGGCCTTTGAGCACGCCCATGTGCAGAAGGAAGTCGGCCACCTTCATCTTGCGGTAGACGCCGCGCTCTTCCGGCAGATAGCCGATGCGGTCCTTGGCCTTGAGCGCCGAATCGAAGCCCAGCACCCGCACCTCGCCGCGATCGGGAAACAGGATCGACAGCAGCATGCGCAGCGAGGTGCTCTTGCCGGCGCCGTTCGGGCCGATGATCCCGTACAGCGCACCGCGCGGCACGCTCAGGTGCAGATCGCGCACGGCGTGCTTGGGGCCGAAGGACTTTTCAAGGCCGATGAGTTCGATCGCAGGCGTCACGCGCAGCTCCGGTGGCGAAAGGACGGCGGGCCGGAGTATGCGACAGGGTGGGGTGTGACATGCGCGGAATCCTGGGCGCGCCAGGGCGACACGGATCACGTCCATCCTGAACTTGCTCCGTGGTCGCGCGTCCGGCGCTGACCCTCAGGGCTGCACCCACCGCCCGTGCCAGCCGTCCTCGGCCTCGAACTGCGCGCGGCGGTGGCCGCTGTGGGCGAGGTGCAGCCAGTCGATCCGCTCAAGAGTGAACTCGACCAGGGCGAAGTGCTCGCGGCCCAGTTCGACGATTGCGGGCGCGAGGCCGGGCTGAAGCGCATCCGCCGGCAGGCCGCTGCCGGCCTCGGTGAGGGCGGCACCCGGCGCGTTGTCGACGGTGTAGCAGCGACGCCCGAAGTCGGTGGTGCGCTGCCAGGCGGCGTCGACGGCCTCGCCCACGAGCTGCGGCGTGGCGCGACCGGCGAGACGCAGCTGCACGCCCTCACCGAAGAAACACCAGCTGGCGCGCGGGTCGTCGTGCAACTGGCGGAGCTTGGGCGAGCGGCGATCGGTGTGGAAAGCGAGGCGTGAGGTCTCGCGCTCGGCCCGACGCAGCACCACGTAGCGCGCGTCGGGCCCGTACGCGCCAAGGCTGGCGAACACGCCCTGGTGGAAGGGCGATTGGCGGCGCGCGGCGCCTTCGATCAGAAGGCTCCAGACCTGGTCGAGCACGGCATCAAGGCGGTCGGGCTGCGGCTGCGTGGACATGGAAACGCCTGAGGTCTGCGGTCGGGCGGCATCGGCCCCTGGGCTGCGAAGCGTAGGCGCGACTGGAGCGTCCGGCCGTGAATTCGAGCGGCGGGCGGGTGCTCAGCCCGCCCTCCGGCCGGGCTCAGAGCGAGTGAAAAAATCCCGACGCCATAGCGCAGGCGTCTCTGGGTGTGCGTGGCAAGGCGCGGTACGTGAATTCAAGGGCGTTTGGCGAGCCAGTGACCGCGGAATTCGCGCAGCGCGCTGCCGCCACGGGCAGCCAGAGGCGGCCGCCGTAGGGGGATGGATCTTTCACATGCTCTCAGCGCCGGATCTCACCGAGGTCGACGTCGGGGATCTCGTAGTCGTAGTCGGGCAGCAGGTAGTCGGGGAGATCGCTGCTGCAGTCCTCGATCTGGCAGCGGCGACGCTGCAGGTAGGCGTCCCGGACCAGCAGGTAGTCGTCCTCGGCTTCGCGCAGCAGATCGTCGAACTGCAGGGCGCTGGCGCGCGCGTCGATGCCGTACATCACGCTGACGCCCCAGCCGTACTCGCTGGCGGTCCAGCTGATCGGGCTGACGCGGGTGGTGGCGAGGCGGCCGCCGACATCACGCAGGGTGCCCGGCCCGAAGATCGGCATGACCAGATAGCGCGAGTCGCGCCAGCCCCAGCGCCCCAGGGTCTGGC from Lysobacterales bacterium harbors:
- a CDS encoding ATP-binding cassette domain-containing protein, whose product is MTPAIELIGLEKSFGPKHAVRDLHLSVPRGALYGIIGPNGAGKSTSLRMLLSILFPDRGEVRVLGFDSALKAKDRIGYLPEERGVYRKMKVADFLLHMGVLKGLSRAEAKRRAQQWLERVGLPEVARKRCEELSKGMQQKVQFIAATIHEPELLILDEPFSGLDPVNMRLLKSLIEAEHARGCTVLFSTHVMPQAETMCDHIVMIHQGRKVLDDTLAGIRAGHQRNAIQLEPLRPAAEVPASVRALPGVTGISAQEGGYRIALAEGTDLPATLAALAREWPPAKLEIVRPSLEDIFIDIVGTDLNGEQGA
- a CDS encoding pyridoxamine 5'-phosphate oxidase family protein is translated as MSTQPQPDRLDAVLDQVWSLLIEGAARRQSPFHQGVFASLGAYGPDARYVVLRRAERETSRLAFHTDRRSPKLRQLHDDPRASWCFFGEGVQLRLAGRATPQLVGEAVDAAWQRTTDFGRRCYTVDNAPGAALTEAGSGLPADALQPGLAPAIVELGREHFALVEFTLERIDWLHLAHSGHRRAQFEAEDGWHGRWVQP